CCTGGGAATGCAGACGACATGGAGGGAGTGTATAAACTGTCAGAGTGAAGTGGTACACAGTGAACGTAACAGCAATATGCGAATCATAGAATCTTTCAAGAGATTGTCGCTGCAAGACCAAGAGGAAGAGTTGAAGGAAGTAAAAGTACGTATACAGAAACACGTCAGAAACGCTTTGAACAACTATTACGAGGCTAAAAAGATAACTAGTGAGCAATTTACGGAGGTTAATAAACTCGTTTCAAGGCATTTGTACCAGATATCCAACAACAGGTATGACGATCAGACGCACCACTATGATACGCTCGCAAAGAGTCGAATCAAGATGGAACTGCAAAGACTAGGCTACGCACATGTCTAGATGATCCATATAAGCATATACATACCTATACATCATTGACACGCataaatattcattaaCCCTAATCTCATCATGCATTGAAGTCATCAAGCCCTAAGAGAAACTA
This is a stretch of genomic DNA from Kazachstania africana CBS 2517 chromosome 8, complete genome. It encodes these proteins:
- the ASR1 gene encoding ubiquitin-protein ligase ASR1 (similar to Saccharomyces cerevisiae ASR1 (YPR093C); ancestral locus Anc_3.405), which produces MSCPICLEDLAANDIISELKPCNHKYHLVCIRKWQLDSNQLKCPYCQCKTGKMNLKLNKLNSVVRIVYDTKKSIDDCQICGLKDGKIEFICDECELGYHESCLHDVSNDLGMQTTWRECINCQSEVVHSERNSNMRIIESFKRLSLQDQEEELKEVKVRIQKHVRNALNNYYEAKKITSEQFTEVNKLVSRHLYQISNNRYDDQTHHYDTLAKSRIKMELQRLGYAHV